The following nucleotide sequence is from Halalkalicoccus subterraneus.
AGCATCAGCACGGCGAGGGTGCCCGCGCCGGGTTCGGGGCGTTCCCGCCAGGCCAGCACCGCGACGCTCCCGGCGGTCACCACCGCGCCTGCGATCGCACCGGTCGCCGGTGTGAGTCGTATCATCGGGGTATCCCGGGATCCCGTCCCGTCGATGTTCGATCCGACACCGCGGTCGGTCTTATAAGTTATCTACTCACGTAGAGTTAAATCAAATCCCGAGACCGGTACCCGCCAGAAGGGCCCCGAGCATGAGCGGGGGTTCGAGGTAACTCGCGAGACAGAGCTGCTCGACGTTCTGATGGCCGATCAGGGCCACGAGCCCCCCCGAGTAGACGAGGCCGACGGTCGCGACGAGGGCGCCCGGCGCGAGCACTCCGGCGGAGACGCCACCGATGAGCAACAGGAACGAACAGCCGTTGAGCCCGCTCAGCACGTACTGGGTGGGTCGAACGCCGAGTGCGACCGGCAGCGTCCCGACGTCGTTTCGCCGGTCGCCGGCCACGTCCGGAACGTTGAACAGTTCGACGGCGACGACGGTTCGCAGGAAGAAAAAGCCCAGGACGACGAGCGCGCCGAGACCGATCCCCTGTCCCCCGACCGCGGGCGGCAGGAGCGCGAGCGGGACCGCCCACGCGAGCGCGACCGCGCCGGTCCCGACAAGCAGCACGTCCTTCAGCCGATCGGGTCCCGCACCCGGCAGCCACCGACTGCTGTAGAGCACGCCCAGGACACCGGGAAACAACGCCAACGCGAACGCCCGCGGGCCCCCAAGGGCGGACAGGCCAAGCGCCAACGCGTAGGCCCCGACCGAGAGGACGGTGAAGAGTCCCTTTCGAGAGTCGAAGAAGGCGGCCCCTTCGGGATCGTTGACGGCGTCCTCCTCGAGGTCGGTGAGTTTGTTGTGGTTGTACACCGCGAGCGTCACCAGAAACGCCACCCCCGCGGCGACGTTCAGCGGAAGCGACAGCAGCAGCGAGACGACCGCCACCTTGCTCGCCCCGACGGCCGCAAGCAGCAACGAGCACTGAACGCAGACTGCGTACGCTTCCTGTATCACCCGTCCGGGTTGTGTTTCGCGGAGACGGTCGAACCACCGCCGGAGCGTCTCCAGTTCGTCTCCGTTCGAGATCGAGAGTCGTACCATTGCATGATATGGTTGGTCAACCGAACAGATGTTTCTAGTTACAAATAAACTAGAAAATATATGAGATGAAGCAAGCCGAATTGAACTGGGCCGACCCACTTTCCGCCGTGGGCGCGTTCTAGCGGTACACCGCGTCGGGGCCGTAGCGCTCGCTATAGGTCACGGACTCGAACACACTGAAGGAAGGGCGGGTGGTGATTCCCATACTCGTCGTCCACTGCCAGCCGCCGGTGTCGTTTTCCACCGGAACTCCCGGAGATACCCGTAGTCCGGCCGCTGATCGATCAGTAGGTCGTTCGTTGCAGAGGTAACGACCCTCCACACACGGTCGCACATCTAGGACGCCTCGCGACGCTGGCTCGTTCCCACGTCGACGGTCAACACGGATCCGGACCGACCTGT
It contains:
- a CDS encoding FAD-binding domain-containing protein, producing the protein MENDTGGWQWTTSMGITTRPSFSVFESVTYSERYGPDAVYR
- a CDS encoding UbiA family prenyltransferase, with the translated sequence MVRLSISNGDELETLRRWFDRLRETQPGRVIQEAYAVCVQCSLLLAAVGASKVAVVSLLLSLPLNVAAGVAFLVTLAVYNHNKLTDLEEDAVNDPEGAAFFDSRKGLFTVLSVGAYALALGLSALGGPRAFALALFPGVLGVLYSSRWLPGAGPDRLKDVLLVGTGAVALAWAVPLALLPPAVGGQGIGLGALVVLGFFFLRTVVAVELFNVPDVAGDRRNDVGTLPVALGVRPTQYVLSGLNGCSFLLLIGGVSAGVLAPGALVATVGLVYSGGLVALIGHQNVEQLCLASYLEPPLMLGALLAGTGLGI